From the genome of Ziziphus jujuba cultivar Dongzao chromosome 4, ASM3175591v1:
TCAATCAGTCACTTCCCCCCctgaaagcccaaaaaaaaaagatccaaaCTTTGAAGTGGGACAAGTTCTGGTTTTGAGGACAGAACTCTCCCAGCAGTACCACCTCGCTTTTACAATCTTCTCTCGCCCTGTAAAATACCCCACGTCCACTTTCTCTCACTAAAAACCAGTGGaatcactttctctctctctctctctctctctctctctctctcagcttGGCATTAAAACCTTCTGGTCTAGTTTCTCTCTCAACTTTCTCTCCATTTTGTCATTTTTCCCTGTGCTTTTCTTCTGTTGACAACGCCCACCTGCCTTActactttttttacttttttctttttttattttattatttttggaggGGTGGGGTGTGCACgaggggtaaaaaaaataataataataactaataaaaaaaaaaaaagagcgatagaaagagaggggaaaattttatttttattttttttttaaaaaaatctaattgaaAAGGGTTTCTCACAATTCATACGCACGCTGCTTCGTTTATGATTTGTCCCTTCTATCTTATAGCTATTCTAATCCCCACCCCCATTTCCATGCATGGTTCTTCCCAAATTCAAAAATGGGACCCACGTCATTTACCAATTTGCCCCCCTCCCTACCCCCACTTGGTTAGaggctctctctctttctctctccctctgcATAATTGGACAAatctaattgattttaaaactttaatggTTGGGTTTGGGGAAAGTCTGAGATTTtgcatttgagaaattttcaaaCGCAATCCCTACTGGAGTGGGCTCCACACTTAGTTACCCTTCCCCGGTCCCCCCTCTCCCtctgttaaataaataatttctcattttaaattattaaaaaaaaaaaaaaaccaaaatgaaatgggaatccaatgaaattaattaccattaattaattaattaatttattaaatttaaaacacacacaaCAACACAAGTAGTAGACAATCACTGAGAGAGTCGCTTACAGCGTGGAGTCTCATCCACGAtaatgtttttatgtttttcctaAGACAAAGATTCTTATGTTCCAACCCCTACCTCAGTTCAGTTCTCCCATTAAACTTTTATCAGTTTCattctttaataataaaaattaaaaaaataaacaaatcttCTAAACaaatcttcttttatttatttgatattaagttgtttttgtttttaccccaaaaaaaaaagaggattaCACAGTTACTCAGAACAGTTGTCCAAGGCACAAGTTTCCATGAGGCACTTTCATGCCCAAAAATGCGAAGTTTCAAATTAAGACAtccaattattttaaaaaataaaaataacaataaaaaaaaagagacatcCAATTGGATTTTTCTACCATTTTCGTATTGAATACAATCAactgagtttcttttttttttttttaaatgcagtagaatttaatttgttgaatgGCCTGCTGGTGTTCTCTCTCTATTTTACTTCCCATTTTTCttatgacaaaaaaagaaaaaaacccacGGGGTCTGAAATTTATAATGAAGATAAGTTTTGCACATCCATATACGGCTGTGCAATCCAATCAAACATtattccacccaaaaaaaaaaaaaaagcaatccaatcaaaacattaaTAATGTCGTTTTAATATAGTTATCGTAAAAAGAAAGTGGAAGTCCGGGGTACTTtggtcattaaaaaaaaaagaaacgaggaaatagaaattttatggttcccaacaaaatttaggaaaaaggcGACAGTGAGTGGTGAGTTCGTCGTCTCTCATTAATACCATAGAAGTCCataatggaaaatatatttttagggtGGTGGTGTAACAGGAGGGTGAGCTTTAGGTTAGGTCACGGCCCAAACCCAGAAAATAAGACAAAAAAGTAAGGTGTGGCCGTGGGGTAGTCACTGACGCAAAGCAAAAAGGCCAGGGCGTGAAGGGCGAAGGGCGAAGGGCGAAGGGCGAAGGGCGGCCCGTGTCCGTGTGGCTCTCGATGAAGAAATATGAATGATGATCAATCACCGTACACGTGTACGAAATCACATGTTGAGCTCCACTGTGGCACTGAGCCACTGCCGACTACATGGAAGCCCGTGAGCACCTCCCAGGCTACCAGTTAAAGGCGCGAATCACGAGCTGCACTCCACTTTCCctttgcaattattttttatttatttattattattattattattattattttgttttcaaaatataaaaaataataaaaataaaaaatgaccgCTGCGATGCAACGGTAAAAACAAGGGAAAGCAAAAAGCACATACGAATCCAATGGGGGAAGTAAATGTTTAAATTACCAAAGCACCCATCCATCGATATTGATAATTTGATATGATATGATGGGATTCAAAATTGTACCACCTCATTCACTCTGACCCACTGACACACCaccactcttctctctctctctctctctctctctctcttccaacaaataattcatcatttttataaataacccccaaaaaaaaaaaaaaatgtatttggatTTGGATGGTGGTCATGTCGTGTGGAAGAATGGGAGATTAGTTTAAGAGAGTTAAAAAGAGATAATAAGCTGTGCGTTGTTTGTCAGTTAGCGTGGAAGATCACATGCAGGGAGGACcgagacacagagagagagagagatgggagTTGCTGTACGTGACCGAGTCTACGCAGATCAACATCAAATACAAAATTGATCAACTAGTTTAGTTACTAATTAATCGctgttttttataataataaaatggtttgCGAAATGTTTGCTCAAAACCATacgattttatattttcaatggtGGACGAAAACTCTTCTATTTTCTTGCTATTCACTTTATTTTAGTAACAAGAATAAGCATATATTCtctaccaaaaatatatacatacagaatAGGAGTTTGTTTtgctttccattttctttttcttttttttcccctctttcttGAGAGAattctaaatatttattttaggtAATAAACTATTAGAGATAAATTAAAGAATCATTGGAATATCTTTTTATGAAGGTTTAAATGAGTTTAATAAGGTAGTGGTGGATTAATGTGGCACACCACTAATGCATACCTTTTAAAGGTTTTCATAATATATGCTGCCTCCATACTAAAAGTAGCTTTTCACATAAATAACATTTTCTACGCATACATTTTCTGCAATTAAAGAGGCactgcttttctttttcttttcttcttttccctgCGGTATCACTATGTTttgcaaataatataataaaaataataattaaaagaaaggaTTAAGCATAGCcttttggtttttcatttatataataattgtgACCACAAAAAGGTCATGGCCTTGGTTCTAATAAAGTTGGCTTTGAGACTTTAAAAGATTGGAAAAAAGCGAAGAAAATTATGTTCAAAgctttttatgatatatatatatatatatatcatacaaTTGCATATATTCCATtcgactatttttttttttttaatgcaaatatTCCATTCGACTATCCACCATGAAATGATTGCTTTTCTCATAGTAATATTTGTTCCATGCTATcttcacaaaaacaaaatgaaaaagtagAAAAGCATCGATCCGtatgaatttataattaatgCATATTGTACTGATATGGGCTAACTAAGACCACATTTTTATTAAGAGAAAGGGAGAGATTAGTAATGATGTAGCCTTTGGTCGTTGTTTTTCCACAAGTCATAATTAAAgctagcttcttttttttttttttttcttgataagaTGATTAAGCTAGCTTACTCActgttaacaaaaaaaaaaaaaaagtttcaatcaaaagcccttttttttttttttttttgtggtattGGGAAATttgcagcatatatatatatatggatggaTTCCTGTCCATCACCTTGAAAATTATACGAATCATTTTGACTTTGAGGTGGTCTACAATATGAAGCAATGAATGGTATCATCATATCGATAAAAAGCTCTCGTTTTCctctaatatttatttacaacttctaagtttttaatttataagtaAAACAAATGACAAACCGATTGAtctaattggaatgagtattgACTTGGTCATGACCTTGCCGAGGAATATGCAATTTACAAAagctaaatacaaaaataagacTGCAACTTTGGACAAATAAGGGTGGGGAATGAATGAATTGGCAAAGGCCAAATAAACACTGAAGGGATCTCCATCACACATAAAGAGGGGACAACACTTACATATGGTATAGACGCTATGTGCAAATTATGTAATACAACCAACTGCTTTGCCTCAATTCATTTACGGGAATATATGTTGGTGCTTGAAGGGCCCTACACTAAGACAATTCTAAACCATCTACTTGGAATATTAGAATATCTGAATGATTTAGCGTTGGAATAATTGTTTGCTTAGGAATAAGTTAAAAGTTTGAGAGGAGAAAATCACATATTTTGCTTAAAGAGACAGTGTTACTATTTGGGTAGTTTTGGCTTCAAACCCACACAACACATTGCTTCTGCACCGACATTGTGACACAATCCACACCACATCTATCATCTATGATATATGCTTATGCTATGACAGATCTAgagcactcttttttttttttttttttgggataattacaGATCTAGAGCACTTATTTGTTTATCACTTAGCCAACAATCCAAAAcacaagaaaaggaaaacccAACAGAATgtatatgcacacacacacacacacacacatatatatatatttatatatagaaatttctatatataataaaaaagtaatatctTAATTAGATGTGAAAGCCATTACATGTAAATGTAATACAGAGGAGGATTTGGAATGCGTATGAGTGGTTGGTGGTGGCCACCACctagattatatatattgagagaTGAAATGAAAGGTATAGGAGTCATTTTCTCTAAACCACTTTCCCATTATAAATGTATGTGGgggattaaatatattttgattattctAGACTCAATTTCAAATTGACTCCCATACACACCAGCCGCAGTACCTCTATCCTCTGCAAAATCAGTGCGCCACTACTAAATTCTCtacaaaaatttagaaatatccTAATTTTGcaatgccatgtattgcagaGTCTGTCTTTCATTTCCATGGGTCATTAATACAcccatcaatgaaggtcaaatgttcttcataaaataaaaaaccaaaggaTAAAATATGATTTAAGCGTATACGTATATACATAAAAGGGGTCCTAATTCCTGCTGCTGAAATGGAATACCCATCCTCTCTCATTGTATAGAGTATGGACCAGAGACAAGGGGGTCATCATTTGAGGCTTGACATATTTGGACAGCACACATACACAGAGAGATAAGTCAGCATAACTTAGGCATCCCACAAACATAACCTCAGGCCCCATCAAGTGGAAAGTTGGGAAGTTTGGAGAAGAAAAAAGCCATCGGTCAATGTCTACCAACAAATGAAAAACATaggtttatgcatatatatatatatatattcataaatgtccctgcttttttttttctttttttttttttttcggctttatcattataattattaGATATTTGCATTATTGTAATGGTAGTTGCTTTGCAAGATGGAGTGGAGCCTCTGCTTTTCTGGCCCTTTTTCAATCTCCATGTAAAAATGCTTACCTGTTAGTCTTAGCTTGCCCGGCTTTTATGAATTGGAGTTGGAGAAAGAAAGTTGCAACACCACGACCCCACGTTTGGAACATAACCAGCGTGATTGGTGTATAATGCCAGcactctttttacttttttttctccaaattgttgacaaaagtttaTCATCATCTAGTATCTTCCCTATATGCCATAGAATATCTACCCATTCATTGAAATCGCAATGTCGattaaaagacttttttttttttttttaaatagggcTATAATTGCCCATATAATCTACTTCCTTAAAATCTTTAAAGGCATTCAATATATAGAGTGTCAAGTATTTGATGTAATGATAAACATGTAAAGAACCCTATGTTCTCTTTGGAAAAATAATCGGGTTTTTTGAAGGTTAAACCGATTTTGACCATCTTTATCTTACAGTGATATAGTCTCACTGTGTTAAACAATTCTGTCCTTGATACCATTTAAAAGCCCATTCATTCAGCTGGAGCGGGCTTGGCCCTTAAAAGTTGGAGCTTAGCTTATCATAAGTTACTTTTCGACATGACAACGCAGCacgtacaataataataataatcccagatttttttattttttattttttgggtataatCGCCAACTTAGATTAACTGGAGTTGTAACTAATAATCAAATGGAAAACAATTTAAAGCTTTATTTACATGTTGATCACACTCGGCTTGGAATCTGCGGATGGGCTGCTTCCTCCCTGACCAACCACCAAAACCAGAAGGCCAATTTCCAGCCAATCAATACACATTCTTCCCACCATTTCTATTATACACGTATGTATgttcatacatacatatatatatatatatatatatatgcctccataaatatatagttgCTTCCCTTTCTTAAGTATCTGATTGAGAATAGAATGGCTGCGCGGAAGCAGGTTCAGCACTGAGTCATAATCGTGGTTTCAGCAATTTCTAATGGTACAAAGATATTAAACAACAAGGAAACAGAAGCGACTAGAACCAACAGAAAGATATACAATTATACATGTTAAGTTCGTATAAAAGGATCTTGTTTAAGGTTGGTCTGTTGATTATGGTGGTCATTTGGTTCTGAGATTGGCAGCAATGAGAGGAATTTCCTCCGTGAAGAAAGACATCACACATTCTTGATCAAAGCCAACATCTATTCACATCAAATGTAACACACAGAGAGAGGTATCAGGTACATATACCTCAACCACACATATACAGAAGTTGTATAATTGTAAATTCTATGCCTATCTATTTAGAAGTGCATACACGCACAAACACACGTGAAGATTTAAAACCCAAGGACAGTATGATGAATTTGCCAAGGCTGATCATTTTCCGTTAATCTAATAAGAGTTGCAGACACATTTATCCATTAATACAGGGAAACATGAGATTCTTCGAAATATCATACATTCAAAATCTTTAAATCATTTTACTATTCACATCACCTGCAATGTCTCACTAAAAGTGACTGACCAAGCAGCATAAACTTGCTTTACAAACCAAAGACACCTAAATTGAGTCGTCTTCAGGCCAGGGTTACTACTGCTTCACCGTTTCTATTGCGCCATTGGTCATGCTTATGCTATATGACATGCAAACAGTATTGAGAGTATTCTTTTGCTAAACATGTTTCTTCTTGGTTATGAGTTGGGATTCTCCGTCAGTATGAACAGGTACCACTCAAAAGGATGGAGTTTATTGAGGTATatatggattattattatttttatttactctaTAAACATCTCTAAGGCATTAGTCTTATCTCGGTCctttcaaccatcatcaaaagGTAGATCCTTGTTTCCTGATATAACATGATAATTTGAGCAAGTAATCAACTCATACTTTCCAAAAGGTTGCAGCTCCCTAGAATTTTCCACCAGTCCTCAAATTGAAATACCAGCATACTAAGCTCTTATAAACATGATTCTTTGACCACTTCTTTCATAACACACTCTCTCCCCTAGTAGTATTTGAAAATGTGTTGAAGCTTATAGGATATAACACTTCTAGTAGCAACTTCTTTAATCCAAATCCACCGACTCAATGAGTAATTTATAAACAGATCCATGCTAACGAACAACCTGATTAATCATTGCAAAATGTCACAGCCAGACAACTTGAATAAATAACTGGCAACATAAATGTAGAAAACTTACAAGGTTGAGTTTTATCTAGAGATTAACTTCATTATCTACTAGAAAATACAATTAATGAAATGGATATGACTAGCATATCTCAGCCATTCTGGGGAAAACAAAGTCCCTAGAACTCAAGCAATTCGGTTGGAATAATCTATCTACTAATACACGCTTTGTTATAATGTAATGATGGGAAGCAAACACAGAATTGGGATCTCAATTAATCTTACTCACAATGAAGTTTTCTTCATCACCCAGAAATGGCTCTTAATCTAACTAATTACAAACCCTATGGCTGCTCTGTGCTAGTATTCTGTCCCCTTCAATCTGCATCGCAGGGCCAAGGGTTTTTCCAAGGAATCTAAGCTCCCAAGCTTGCAATTTCCCTGCAGCAACCATTGCCTTAAGAAGTCAAATatttgtccataactttttccAGTGCCTCCTCCCAAGATGAACACAGTTTTACTAAAAGCAAGGACAGATTATGAGGAACCTATGGAATCCAATTAGAAGGTGTACAAATCCTGAACTTCTTTTACAGAAAAAGAGGGGAAAAGATGAATCTgagcaaataaaaagaaacaaagaaaatgatTCACGTTACCTGGCTTGTGTTAACTAGCTGTTAATCAACAAGggatttggattttattttattttttcaagatCTCAGTCAATTCAAATCATGTTTTGTTAATTTGAATTGCATGCTAACTAAAATTACATTAAGATACGGGaaaatgaatttaaattccTCGAGGGATGGCATGTCATCTCCAGTCGTCCCAATTCCAAATACGAGCAGAAATCAAACTACTACTCAGTTTCTACCTGGTCTGTGTATTCTTCATTGTTAACTCACCAGCATGATGTTTGCCATTCCTCTTTCTAACTGAAGGCTGAAACATGATAAATACATACTACTGTTTTATTGTCTTTGTTCCACAGATCCCAAAAAATTTGCAACAAACTCTTTTAACATATTTCCCcaacaaatcaaaatcaaaatcaaaagcatTTGTGAACCAACAACTAGATAGGGAGGTTATCAATTATGGCTTTCTCATTGCCCTAGAAAATTAGGGTATTGCTAAAATCACATTTCACACATTTTGCTTCATGTTAGATTTATTTCTTGTCTATATACTTGCAGATGTCAACTAGGAGTTGCAAATCATATCTGATTAGTCAATAACTTACCAGCCCCTCAATAACTTCGTATGCATAACAAGTCAACATAATAATCACATGATCATTAAATCTCCTTTAAGCTCAACAACTCGAGAAGCCATTTAAAACTCAACAGTGCTTGGAGATTATTACTCAATTTATGGAACATGTAAAAAGATTCCCTGGATCAATTATCCATAAACTAAAATAATCTGgaaaagttggaaaaaaaaaaaagaaaaaaagaaaaaaaaaaaaaaagaagagagaatcctaattcaaacaataaaataacttacccaaaaaaaaaaaaaatctaatcttatataaattagaagaatcccaaaatttcaaaaaatgaaaaagaaaagaaagaaaagggagaGAAAATTACCGTGCAGGAAACTCAAACAAGACGAAATGATCGAGGAATCAATCAGAGTGGGAGTCGTAGTAATAGTCATCGTAGTCAACGGTTGTGGATGAATCATCAGAATCAGTGTAAGCATAGGAGTAGAAGGAATCGGGAGGGGGAAGGCAGAGGAAGGTCCAGAGGCACAGAGCGAGACGACCCAGTTGCTGCAGAGGAAAGCAACAGATGAGATCTAAGAGCTGGTGGCTGCTGAGGCGGTCCGGTATGCATGTCAGGCATTGCCACGCGTCAGCTGACACGTGTGCCACTGACAGCACCAGCATGCTGTTGAACACCATtttggtctctctctctctctatctctctctctctctgactgAGTGAAACTGCCAAGGAAGCACTCTGTTTTTCCAGTCCTTGGCTTTCTTCAATTGGGGTCTTCCACAGGATCCTTCAAAAGTTAGTTTGGTATGGGGGCGTGGCTAGGTGGGTCTTTTTTTAACACTGTTTTGACTCGTTATCGGGGGCCCTGTAGTATTGACATTCTGGCTCTCTCTACCGTGTAGAACAAATTACCTCCCTTTTAACTATACAACCAAAAGCCATTTCTTTTTACTCCTTTGATCTCTCTCAATGCTGTTGAACGTCATTTTGGTCTCTCTGCATCTGTGCGTGTGACTGCCAAGGAACTTTTCTACTTACAAATGTATAGATTAAAAAGCGTTcctttttggaaaatatatatatatatatatattatgtatgaaACATATTTTCCTGGTTTACAATATAGTTGATCGCCTATTTCTATTTCCATctcttttattataaaattttcctGGTTTACAATATAGTTGATCGCCTATTTCTATTTCCATctcttttattataaaatatatatatatatatatatttccatctTGTCTGTGTCTGAGTTTCTTCTACACCAAACTAACAACTTGAAGCTTTCATAATTAAGGAGCCATAAGTATTGACTGGATAGGATTTGTTGATGGGTGCACTTTCGATATTAGCTAGCAGCTCGATTCTATTCCTTTGCCTTTTTGGTTTCGAAATTTATCtatttcattttgtttcttttatatagactacaattttttttttttttctttgctatgcTTGTATAGACTACAACTTGAACCTAAGTACTaaaaatatatgtgtgtatataaaaACTACAACTTGAACCTAAGTACTAAAAAtatatgtgtgaatatatatatatatatatattcaaagaaaaaaaaatctttttttcttggaattccatgttttattttatggttCCGAAGAAATACAAACCCAATTGCTTGTGGttccaagcaaaaaaaaaaaaaaaaaaaaaaagaaaaaattgcttGTTTGACGTGTCTCTAAGAAAAGAAAGTCAACCATGTTaccaaaaaaaggggaaaaaaaaagaaaaaaaaaaaagcaaaagaaataaGCTAATTTACCATTTTGGCCAATCTTCAAAGAAAGTTTCTCGTGTCTCTCCGCATCCTACTCTTGTTGGGATGCTCAAGTCTATCTAAATATGCCAAAGGCCTTGAAACATTTGTATTCTTTAGCAAATGAAATGCATGGCGTACAAAGCTTTAGTGATGGCGGTTCTGATGTCTACCCTGTTGTTGATGGCAGCCCACAATacagaaggaggaggaggaagaggaggTACGACATCTGCAATGTGCGTTGATGATTGCATGAGAATGTGTATGAAACTAGAGCGGGCCACAAAATCATCATGTGACCAAGGTTGCATGCTGGGATGCAAACAGCTGAGAGGAAAAGGACCTATAAAGCCACCTGCTGCTAGTGattgatataatatatcaaCTGCAAAACACGGCATGCTGTTGTTGGTCGCTATTACTGTTCTCCATATATGGAAGTTGTATTGTATTGTATTGCAGAAATTGTTATGAACTTGGCCAAAGTACGCagttcctttttcctttttccatttACTTCCCAATCCGAACACAGGAAATTTGGCAATCTCTGCGTATCCTTTTCTAAACTTCAATATATAAATGAGAACCCAATGTATTAAGAGTGAGGAttcttgtaatattttttagcaaattaatttacttttttgtgCTGTTATGtaaaagacaattttttttttaaaaaaaaattttaattttttttcttttcggttCTGTTTATTGGAGATCAAAGTAAAATAatctcaaaaattttaaaacaagtgataattaaataaattttaactcgTCGACATAACAATGAAAGGAGAATGAGGGAAAACAAAAAGActgaacaagtttttttttttattttattttttaaaagctaTTCAAACATAAATATTGAACAAGTTAGCGTATACTTACATAACATTGAACAAGTTAATATATACCATATCAAGCTCATAACAgcttaattcaccaaaaaagctAAGCTCATAAAagcttatttatattatatataagacgatttatatgatatatgagTATTTTGcatgaaaattatttattttgagtaaTAGGTTACAAAATTATGCCAATTTAAAAAAGGAGGGGCATTTTAGGCGAGCCATAATTTGAACCCATCACGCCAAGCCCtaagaaataaataacaatgGTAAACTAAAATTAGACAGCCCAtacatgaaatatataaaaataaaattagaggaAATGCCAATTTATATGCGTATAGATAATTAGATAAAGGGTGCACCAACAGCAGCAGACTACGGTCAGTCCCAGTGTGAGGCAAGATGGAAGCGCTCAAGGCCTGCAGCGTAAGCTTGAATCCATTGAAGCACCTGTTTCACCTTGGCTCTTCCACAACCCTCATCAGACGTCCCTATTCTTCCTATGCTCTTATCCTTTGCTGCCGCTCTTCCACCACAACTTCCACCGCTGCCGGCAGCAACCGCAACCGCAACCGCCGCTTATCTTCTACATCAGCATCTTCTACTTCCGACAGAGACGCTGTTCGAGCAATTCGATTGAAGAAGGTACTTCATTAacacacacactcacacacatacacaaaaaaagaaaaaaagaaaaaaaaaaaagtgattttatCAATCTTCTCTTTAATTCTCTCCAACGAAATTTGTCTTTTTGGAACCAAAAACCcttaaatgttgttttattCATTGTTAATGATGGGTAATTTAGGTAGAAGAATTGAGGAGCAAGGGTCTGGAGCCATATGCTTATAGGTGGGATAGGACTCACACTGCTAATCAGCTACAAGATTTGTATAGAAATCTTGGGGACGGCGAAGAGTTAAATAGTGAGGAAGACCATGTAACCGTAGCAGGAAGAATTGTGGCTCGCAGAGCATTTGGAAAGCTTGCATTTTTCACTCTGAGAGATGACTCTGGGATCATTCAGGTTTTCCTCCCTCACTTCTCTTTTGTTCTGCTCTTCCTTCCCTTTTTGTGTCTTTTTTCTCTAGTAAAGGTCTCGTACCCGAGCTCTTATGTCTTCCAATCAATTGAGACAGGTTtgtgtaaaagaaaattataaatattacttttttctttttatacgaTTTGTGAATGAATGGAATATGGTGGAGTTGCCGGTTCTTTTGGGAACTCAGAAGGCTCAATAGCTGTAAACACATTCACTTTTAGTACGGGACGACACTCATTGAAGCTGTTAATCATTGTTTGAACACAGCTCTACTGTGAAAAGGAACGGCTTGAAAGTAATCAATTTGAGCAGCTTAAGACTCTTGTTGATATTGGTGATATACTTGGTGCAAGTGGCTCAATTAAGCGGACAGAGAAAGGCAAGTCTTACAATTTTTTCCGTCCATATGTACCCATGTTAAGTTCCTTTTCTGTATGTATCTATAAGCTCGTACAAGGTATATTAAACTAGAATTTCATCTTGGTTTCTTCAGGGGAGCTTTCTGTGTATGTGAATTCATTTGCAATTCTTACAAAATCTCTACTCCCCCTGCCAGACAAATACCATGGTTTAACTGATGTGGATAAGCGG
Proteins encoded in this window:
- the LOC107415082 gene encoding uncharacterized protein LOC107415082, which codes for MVFNSMLVLSVAHVSADAWQCLTCIPDRLSSHQLLDLICCFPLQQLGRLALCLWTFLCLPPPDSFYSYAYTDSDDSSTTVDYDDYYYDSHSD